A portion of the Tachysurus fulvidraco isolate hzauxx_2018 chromosome 8, HZAU_PFXX_2.0, whole genome shotgun sequence genome contains these proteins:
- the sncgb gene encoding synuclein, gamma b (breast cancer-specific protein 1) isoform X1 produces MDVLMKGFSMAKEGMVAAAEKTKAGVEEAALKTKEGVMYVGNKTKEGVVSGVSTVTNRTTGQANIVGDAAVASANELGQSTVEGVENVAASTGLVNPDEPVYEADFSQGGMEGGDGGQGY; encoded by the exons ATGGATGTACTAATGAAGGGATTTTCCATGGCCAAAGAGGGAATGGTGGCTGCTGCAGAAAAGACCAAAGCTGGCGTTGAAGAGGCGGCTCTCAAGACCAAAGAGGGTGTCATGTATGTAG GTAATAAGACAAAGGAGGGAGTTGTATCAGGTGTCAGCACAG TGACAAACAGGACTACAGGGCAGGCAAACATAGTTGGTGACGCAGCAGTGGCGAGTGCTAATGAATTGGGACAGAGCACTGTGGAAGGAGTGGAGAACGTGGCTGCATCAACCGGCTTGGTGAATCCA GATGAACCTGTATATGAG gcGGACTTCTCCCAGGGCGGGATGGAGGGTGGAGATGGTGGCCAG GGTTATTAA
- the sncgb gene encoding synuclein, gamma b (breast cancer-specific protein 1) isoform X2 codes for MDVLMKGFSMAKEGMVAAAEKTKAGVEEAALKTKEGVMYVGNKTKEGVVSGVSTVTNRTTGQANIVGDAAVASANELGQSTVEGVENVAASTGLVNPADFSQGGMEGGDGGQGY; via the exons ATGGATGTACTAATGAAGGGATTTTCCATGGCCAAAGAGGGAATGGTGGCTGCTGCAGAAAAGACCAAAGCTGGCGTTGAAGAGGCGGCTCTCAAGACCAAAGAGGGTGTCATGTATGTAG GTAATAAGACAAAGGAGGGAGTTGTATCAGGTGTCAGCACAG TGACAAACAGGACTACAGGGCAGGCAAACATAGTTGGTGACGCAGCAGTGGCGAGTGCTAATGAATTGGGACAGAGCACTGTGGAAGGAGTGGAGAACGTGGCTGCATCAACCGGCTTGGTGAATCCA gcGGACTTCTCCCAGGGCGGGATGGAGGGTGGAGATGGTGGCCAG GGTTATTAA